One Panicum virgatum strain AP13 chromosome 3N, P.virgatum_v5, whole genome shotgun sequence DNA segment encodes these proteins:
- the LOC120666118 gene encoding probable LRR receptor-like serine/threonine-protein kinase At3g47570, translated as MGHSGRKSRVAVHVLAIVLPCVAVSLLFALFLKKRTRKDSRLMHESSKELRIRSYKDLSKMTNNFSSANMIGSGQFGIVYKGSFPEEEGQMFAVKVFKLGRSGASKSFLAECRALRNICHRNLVKVITACSTYDPLGNEFKALVLEYMSNGTLADHLHIKSRYGCLSLGARISIAVDVASVLEYLHMWSVPPMVHCDLKPSNIIFDDDNLACVGDFGLAQFLHGFSSSGGYQNSTSLFGPRGSVVNIPPEYGMGSKISTEGDIYSYGIVLMEMLTGKRPTDELFDDGFTLHKYVEDALPQIGMILDPDLSREIVGDHSSRTESQEQGNKTEVQNCILQLLNLGLLCSEEAPKDRPNIYDVYIEVVAVKEHFLSCCVNKT; from the exons ATGGGACACTCTGGTAGGAAGAGCAGAGTCGCGGTTCACGTTTTGGCTATTGTACTGCCTTGTGTTGCCGTTTCTCTCCTATTTGCCCTCTTCTTAAAGAAGCGAACAAGAAAGGATTCACGTCTGATGCATGAATCATCCAAGGAACTGAGGATTCGATCCTATAAGGACCTAAGCAAAATGACAAATAATTTTTCCTCTGCCAACATGATTGGTTCAGGGCAGTTTGGCATAGTTTACAAAGGTTCATTCCCTGAGGAAGAAGGTCAGATGTTTGCTGTGAAAGTATTCAAGCTCGGTCGGTCTGGTGCATCAAAAAGCTTTCTTGCAGAATGTAGAGCCTTAAGAAACATCTGCCACCGCAACCTTGTAAAAGTGATCACTGCGTGCTCAACATATGATCCTTTAGGCAATGAGTTCAAAGCCCTAGTGCTCGAGTACATGTCAAATGGCACCCTTGCAGACCACCTTCATATTAAGTCAAGATATGGATGTCTAAGCTTAGGTGCAAGGATCAGCATAGCAGTTGATGTTGCTTCTGTTTTAGAGTACCTTCACATGTGGAGTGTGCCTCCAATGGTTCACTGTGATTTGAAACCAAGCAACATTATATTTGATGATGACAATCTTGCTTGTGTTGGTGACTTTGGGCTGGCACAGTTCCTCCATGGTTTCTCTTCTTCTGGTGGGTACCAAAACTCAACAAGCTTGTTTGGACCAAGAGGATCAGTGGTAAACATCCCACCAG AGTATGGCATGGGCAGTAAAATCTCAACTGAGGGTGACATATATAGCTATGGTATTGTTCTCATGGAAATGCTCACCGGGAAACGACCTACCGATGAATTGTTTGATGATGGTTTCACCCTGCACAAATATGTTGAGGATGCACTTCCTCAAATTGGCATGATCCTGGATCCTGATCTCAGCAGAGAGATTGTAGGGGATCATAGCAGTCGTACTGAATCACAGGAACAAGGCAACAAAACAGAGGTGCAGAATTGTATTCTGCAACTGCTCAATCTCGGATTATTATGCTCTGAAGAAGCACCAAAAGATCGGCCAAACATATATGATGTATACATTGAGGTAGTTGCAGTAAAAGAACATTTCCTTTCCTGTTGTGTAAACAAAACATAA